The Flavobacterium faecale genome has a segment encoding these proteins:
- a CDS encoding single-stranded DNA-binding protein: MNILGRLTKDAEIHRTPQDKQVVNFSVAINDSYRNKQGERIEQTSYFDCSYWRSPNIAKILNKGALVELTGRVSARAWTAINGELKSSLNFHTSTIKLYGGSKKIEFKQGITKQNNTKIITPEPVEDLPF; encoded by the coding sequence ATGAACATCCTCGGAAGATTAACAAAGGATGCGGAAATACACAGAACCCCGCAAGACAAACAAGTAGTAAATTTTTCAGTGGCTATCAATGATAGCTACAGAAATAAGCAAGGCGAACGCATAGAGCAAACAAGCTATTTTGATTGCTCCTACTGGAGAAGTCCAAATATTGCAAAAATACTAAACAAAGGCGCTTTAGTTGAGCTTACAGGCAGAGTAAGTGCAAGAGCCTGGACAGCTATTAACGGAGAATTAAAATCAAGTTTGAATTTTCATACATCGACTATAAAATTGTACGGAGGTAGCAAGAAAATTGAATTTAAACAAGGAATTACAAAACAGAATAATACAAAGATCATCACACCAGAACCTGTTGAGGATTTACCCTTTTAA
- a CDS encoding K(+)-transporting ATPase subunit C: protein MKNNLIIGLRMTVVLLVLFMVIYPISVWAVAQLAPNNGKGEVVAYKQSKGYSNIGQDFTADEYFWGRPSAVDYNAAGSGASNKGASNQEYLAVVQSRIDTFLLKNPTVKKSEIPVDLVTASASGLDPNISVESAKVQIERVQKARKISSEKLNNLIDANAEQPFLGAFGPKKVNVLKLNIALDQLK, encoded by the coding sequence ATGAAAAATAATTTAATAATAGGACTTAGAATGACCGTTGTCCTTCTTGTACTTTTCATGGTAATTTATCCAATATCGGTTTGGGCAGTTGCTCAATTAGCACCAAATAATGGTAAAGGAGAAGTGGTAGCCTACAAACAAAGTAAGGGATACTCCAACATTGGTCAAGATTTTACTGCAGACGAATACTTTTGGGGAAGACCATCTGCTGTGGACTACAACGCTGCAGGATCAGGAGCAAGTAACAAAGGTGCTTCTAACCAAGAATATTTAGCAGTAGTACAAAGCCGTATTGATACTTTTTTACTAAAGAATCCTACGGTAAAAAAATCAGAAATTCCAGTTGATTTGGTGACTGCTAGTGCAAGCGGATTGGATCCAAATATTTCTGTAGAAAGTGCTAAAGTACAGATCGAGCGAGTTCAAAAAGCAAGAAAAATTAGTAGTGAAAAATTAAATAATTTGATTGACGCAAATGCAGAGCAGCCCTTTCTAGGCGCTTTTGGACCTAAAAAAGTGAATGTTTTAAAACTAAATATTGCGCTTGACCAACTCAAATAA
- a CDS encoding HAMP domain-containing sensor histidine kinase → MRIKTKLNLSVGLLFALIILLSVVSVYYINSIKQDTQNILKANYDSLEYSRNMLMAMEGIGENNTDAIVIFGKNLDLQLLNITEKNEANMTNKLKTAFQSLKEENGSAEAKAEMNDAILQIMKLNTDAIKLKSDIAQKTAETANFYIMILGTLCFLIAFNLLVNLPNNIANPIKELTTSIQEIANKNYSERVHFLQHNEFGDLARSFNVMAEKLEEYNNSNLYSLSFEKKRLETLINKMHDPIIGLDTSNTILFVNDEALAIFGLKQGEVVGKNVGSLAVNNDLIRMLITSEINEKVLPIKIFADDRESYFEKEVVDITITPTGEEKEIAIGNVIILRNVTFFKELDFAKTNFIATVSHELKTPISSIKFSLQLLEKEVTGAINKEQKQLLDSIKEDSERLLKLTGELLDISQLETGKINLKIEKTSPYSIVHYAVEAVKMQAENKQIEIVLDEEENLPFINADSEKTSWVLINFLTNAITYSTTESKIIVQVRKSVDQVIFKVIDTGKGIDSRYKNRVFDKYFQIPGSSKSGTGLGLAISKEFIEAQQGKITVDSELGFGSTFSIVMNLL, encoded by the coding sequence ATGAGAATTAAAACTAAATTAAACTTAAGTGTAGGCTTATTATTTGCATTAATAATTTTACTTTCAGTTGTTAGTGTCTATTATATCAATTCGATAAAACAAGATACCCAAAATATCCTTAAAGCCAATTATGATTCCTTAGAGTATTCTAGGAATATGTTAATGGCAATGGAGGGCATTGGTGAGAATAATACGGATGCTATTGTGATTTTTGGTAAAAATTTAGATTTACAGCTTCTGAATATTACGGAGAAAAACGAAGCGAATATGACCAATAAGCTTAAAACAGCTTTTCAATCATTAAAGGAGGAAAATGGATCAGCTGAAGCTAAAGCGGAGATGAATGATGCAATTTTACAGATCATGAAACTGAATACCGATGCCATAAAACTAAAGAGCGATATCGCTCAGAAGACTGCCGAAACAGCAAATTTTTATATCATGATATTGGGAACTTTGTGTTTCCTGATAGCCTTTAACTTATTAGTGAATTTACCCAATAATATCGCTAATCCCATCAAAGAATTAACAACGAGTATTCAAGAAATAGCCAATAAAAACTACTCAGAAAGGGTACATTTTTTACAACACAATGAATTTGGTGACTTGGCTCGTTCCTTTAACGTGATGGCCGAAAAGTTAGAAGAGTATAACAACAGCAATTTGTATAGTTTGTCTTTCGAAAAGAAAAGATTAGAAACATTAATTAACAAAATGCATGATCCTATTATAGGATTAGACACGAGCAATACTATATTATTTGTTAATGATGAAGCTTTGGCTATATTTGGCTTAAAACAAGGTGAGGTTGTAGGTAAAAATGTAGGTTCTTTGGCTGTAAATAATGATTTAATACGAATGCTAATCACCTCAGAAATTAATGAAAAGGTATTACCAATAAAAATTTTTGCTGATGATAGAGAAAGCTATTTCGAAAAAGAAGTGGTCGATATTACGATTACGCCAACAGGGGAGGAGAAAGAGATCGCTATTGGAAATGTAATTATTCTAAGAAATGTCACTTTTTTCAAAGAATTAGATTTTGCTAAGACCAACTTTATAGCGACCGTATCACATGAACTAAAAACGCCTATATCCTCTATAAAATTTAGTTTACAGCTTTTAGAAAAAGAAGTAACAGGAGCAATTAACAAGGAGCAAAAGCAACTCTTAGACAGTATAAAAGAGGATAGTGAAAGACTACTTAAATTAACGGGAGAGCTGTTAGATATTTCACAGTTAGAAACTGGAAAAATAAATTTGAAAATTGAGAAAACAAGTCCTTATTCAATAGTTCACTATGCTGTTGAAGCTGTAAAAATGCAAGCAGAAAATAAACAAATTGAAATTGTTCTTGATGAAGAAGAAAATTTACCGTTTATAAATGCAGATAGTGAAAAAACGTCCTGGGTATTAATCAATTTTTTAACCAATGCCATTACTTATTCTACTACAGAAAGTAAAATTATTGTACAAGTAAGAAAATCAGTTGATCAAGTTATATTCAAAGTTATCGATACAGGCAAAGGAATTGATTCTAGATATAAAAATAGAGTTTTTGATAAGTATTTTCAAATACCAGGAAGTAGTAAATCTGGAACTGGCTTGGGATTAGCAATCAGTAAAGAATTCATCGAAGCACAACAAGGAAAGATCACAGTGGACAGCGAACTTGGTTTTGGGAGTACTTTTAGTATAGTGATGAACTTGCTTTAG
- a CDS encoding histidine kinase, which produces MEQERQNNAQYFLDLIQKSRKGKFKIYIGMSAGVGKTYRMLQEAHSLLKKGIDVKIGYIETHARKETQELLTGLPIIPRRTIFYKGKELEELDVQAIINLRPEVVIIDELAHSNIQGSKNEKRWQDILEVLEAGINVISAVNIQHIESLNNVVKEVTGVEVQERVPDKVLSMADEVVNIDLTAEELINRLKEGKIYTENKIQLALTNFFKSDQILQLRELALKEVASQVVRKVEHEKPRNTNFRQDKLLACISSNDKTAKIVIRKTARLASYYNSKWMVLYVQTPKESSIRIPLAKQRYLINNLKLATQLGAEVIKKESNKITDAILEVVEQKQITTVCIGKPHFNLFKVILSSSIFNKLLNKLASSNVDLIILS; this is translated from the coding sequence ATGGAACAAGAAAGACAGAATAATGCACAGTATTTTTTGGATTTGATTCAAAAATCCAGAAAAGGAAAGTTTAAAATCTACATTGGTATGAGTGCCGGAGTAGGTAAAACGTATAGAATGCTACAAGAAGCTCACTCTTTATTAAAAAAAGGAATTGATGTCAAAATAGGTTATATAGAGACACATGCTAGAAAAGAAACTCAGGAATTACTAACTGGTTTGCCTATAATACCAAGGCGAACAATTTTCTATAAAGGTAAAGAACTAGAGGAACTAGATGTTCAAGCAATAATTAATCTGAGGCCAGAGGTCGTAATTATAGATGAACTAGCACACTCTAATATTCAGGGTAGTAAAAATGAAAAACGGTGGCAGGATATTTTGGAAGTTTTAGAAGCTGGTATTAACGTTATTTCTGCTGTAAACATTCAACATATAGAAAGTTTAAATAACGTTGTCAAGGAGGTGACTGGCGTTGAAGTGCAAGAGCGGGTACCCGATAAGGTTTTAAGTATGGCAGATGAAGTAGTCAATATTGATCTAACCGCAGAGGAATTGATAAACAGATTAAAGGAAGGGAAAATTTATACGGAGAACAAAATACAATTGGCTCTGACTAATTTTTTTAAGTCAGATCAGATTCTTCAATTACGTGAATTAGCACTTAAAGAAGTTGCGAGTCAAGTAGTGCGAAAAGTAGAGCATGAAAAGCCTAGAAATACCAATTTTAGACAAGATAAATTATTGGCTTGTATTAGTAGTAACGACAAAACGGCTAAAATTGTTATCAGAAAAACGGCGCGTTTAGCAAGTTATTACAATAGTAAGTGGATGGTTTTGTATGTGCAAACACCAAAAGAAAGTAGTATTAGAATTCCGCTTGCTAAGCAGCGCTATCTTATAAATAATTTAAAATTAGCAACTCAATTAGGCGCCGAAGTAATTAAAAAAGAAAGCAATAAAATTACCGATGCTATTCTCGAAGTAGTAGAGCAAAAACAGATTACAACGGTTTGCATAGGAAAACCACATTTCAATTTATTTAAAGTAATTTTGTCTTCAAGTATATTTAATAAATTATTAAATAAGTTGGCTTCATCAAATGTCGACCTTATAATTTTATCCTAA
- a CDS encoding potassium-transporting ATPase subunit C — protein sequence MKTIILKQRSTFLSVLVAGIASLVLFLGCQKKKIVKSSSEPHSIHGGEITAPTLEKKYSDDIYFRNTALCDVVDEVGIIDSSKVVQHSELFYPVTVKEKLISEKKLTLHRKGKSQSIATESRFMNPNITIDCAKKQVVRIARARNIVTKIIDSIIVDHTEKRLITCLGPKTINIVMLNSELDKLNK from the coding sequence ATGAAAACAATAATTTTAAAACAAAGGAGTACATTTCTGAGTGTACTAGTTGCTGGAATAGCAAGTTTAGTACTCTTTTTAGGATGTCAGAAAAAAAAAATAGTCAAATCTTCATCAGAACCTCATTCGATTCATGGAGGTGAAATTACCGCTCCTACACTAGAAAAGAAATACAGTGATGACATCTATTTTAGGAATACTGCTTTGTGTGACGTGGTTGATGAAGTAGGGATTATAGATAGCAGTAAAGTAGTGCAGCATTCAGAACTGTTTTATCCCGTTACAGTAAAAGAAAAACTAATTTCTGAAAAAAAATTAACGCTGCATAGAAAAGGAAAATCACAATCTATCGCGACCGAATCTAGGTTTATGAATCCAAATATTACTATAGATTGTGCAAAAAAACAAGTGGTACGAATTGCGAGAGCTAGAAATATTGTGACAAAAATTATTGACTCTATCATTGTAGACCATACCGAAAAAAGATTAATTACATGTCTAGGGCCTAAAACTATTAACATAGTGATGCTGAATTCAGAACTAGACAAATTAAATAAATAA
- a CDS encoding DUF932 domain-containing protein: MAHNLNFNERTGRYSFFSVQQKAWHGLGQIVTDYPTSAEAIKHAGLDYEVIKSPLYSKVSNVIDSNDSISIRDNELKVPNYFATTRTDNNTVLGVVGKEYHIVQNCEAFSFFDAIVGGTDGIMYETAGALGNGERIFITAKLPNYIRVGNGDDITEKYIFLTTSHDGSGSITAAFTPVRIVCQNTLNASLRNMSNVVRIRHTSGAKQRLENAHKVMGLANEFSNQLEGIFNNWAKVKVNDNEVKKMIQFALCPNKETLQYLKTGNDAELSTVFKNTVEDAFAYAMTSDSQQMNTTKGTLFGAYNAVTGYYQNVRSYKDNEAKLQSIILGGTAQLKSQKAFEICTNFQNMGTNCFN; encoded by the coding sequence ATGGCACACAATTTAAATTTCAATGAAAGAACGGGACGCTATTCATTTTTTAGCGTACAACAAAAAGCTTGGCACGGCTTAGGGCAAATAGTAACAGACTATCCGACAAGTGCAGAAGCAATTAAACACGCAGGACTTGACTATGAAGTGATAAAAAGTCCTCTTTATTCCAAGGTATCAAACGTAATTGATTCTAATGACAGTATATCAATTAGAGACAATGAACTAAAAGTGCCTAATTATTTTGCTACTACCCGTACTGATAACAATACTGTTTTGGGTGTAGTCGGTAAAGAGTATCATATTGTACAAAATTGTGAAGCATTTAGTTTCTTTGATGCTATTGTAGGTGGTACAGATGGAATTATGTACGAGACTGCAGGCGCATTAGGTAATGGAGAACGCATTTTTATTACAGCAAAATTACCTAACTATATTCGTGTTGGTAATGGTGATGATATTACAGAAAAATATATTTTTCTCACTACTTCGCATGATGGTAGCGGCAGTATTACTGCAGCTTTTACACCTGTTAGAATTGTTTGCCAAAATACACTAAATGCTTCTCTTCGAAATATGAGTAATGTGGTGAGAATTCGTCACACTTCAGGAGCAAAACAACGTTTGGAAAATGCGCACAAAGTAATGGGATTAGCAAACGAATTTAGCAATCAATTAGAGGGTATTTTTAATAATTGGGCAAAAGTAAAAGTGAATGATAATGAGGTTAAGAAAATGATACAATTCGCACTATGCCCTAATAAGGAAACCTTACAGTATCTCAAAACTGGAAATGATGCTGAATTGTCCACCGTATTTAAAAACACGGTTGAAGATGCTTTTGCCTATGCTATGACAAGCGACTCACAACAAATGAACACCACAAAAGGAACTTTGTTTGGAGCTTACAACGCTGTAACAGGATACTATCAAAATGTGCGAAGCTATAAGGACAATGAAGCAAAATTGCAATCTATTATTTTGGGAGGTACTGCACAATTAAAATCTCAAAAGGCATTTGAAATCTGTACAAATTTTCAAAATATGGGTACCAATTGCTTTAATTAA
- a CDS encoding porin, producing MHTKIIIVFLSLVLSNAAIAQEEKKNPLTFSGYVETYYQFDTNNPETNSRPSFIYSHNRNNEVSLNLGLLKATYDTGMVRANLALGAGSYMNANYSAEPGVLKNIYEANVGFKVLKNQNLWITAGIMPSHIGFESAVGADCITLTRSIMAENSPYFEAGAKITYVSPSGQWELSGLYLNGWQRIQRVDGNTSPAFGHQLIYKPTNKITLNSSSFIGNDKPNDVSQRRYFHDFYGQFDLTSSVKLMAGFDLGWEQDIAQSNHYNKWYGASAMTQIAVTDKLNLAIRAEYYQDKKGVIIAIGTPNGFETYGASVNSDYKISSNLVWRTEVKNYSSKEGIYIKRGGETADDSLVFSTSLAMKF from the coding sequence ATGCATACTAAAATAATAATAGTGTTCTTATCACTTGTTTTATCGAATGCTGCTATTGCGCAAGAAGAGAAAAAAAATCCGTTAACCTTTTCTGGATATGTTGAAACGTACTATCAATTCGATACAAATAACCCTGAAACTAATTCACGACCGAGCTTTATTTACAGTCATAACCGTAATAATGAGGTAAGTTTAAATTTAGGTTTACTAAAAGCTACCTACGATACAGGAATGGTCCGCGCGAATTTGGCCTTAGGAGCTGGGTCGTATATGAATGCTAATTATTCCGCTGAGCCTGGAGTTCTAAAAAATATTTATGAAGCAAATGTGGGTTTTAAAGTTTTAAAAAATCAAAATCTATGGATTACCGCTGGGATTATGCCTTCACATATTGGTTTTGAAAGTGCTGTTGGTGCAGACTGTATTACTTTAACTAGAAGTATAATGGCTGAGAATTCTCCTTATTTTGAGGCCGGAGCCAAAATTACTTATGTTTCGCCAAGTGGACAATGGGAATTGTCAGGATTGTACTTAAATGGTTGGCAAAGAATTCAGCGCGTGGATGGGAATACTTCTCCTGCTTTTGGGCATCAACTAATTTATAAACCAACAAATAAAATAACCTTGAACAGTAGTTCTTTTATTGGAAATGACAAACCAAACGATGTTAGTCAAAGGCGTTACTTTCATGATTTTTACGGTCAGTTTGATCTAACAAGCAGCGTAAAATTGATGGCAGGTTTCGATCTAGGCTGGGAACAAGATATTGCTCAAAGTAATCATTATAACAAATGGTACGGAGCATCGGCAATGACACAAATTGCGGTAACGGATAAATTAAATTTGGCTATAAGGGCAGAATATTACCAAGATAAAAAAGGAGTAATTATCGCAATAGGAACCCCAAACGGTTTTGAAACGTATGGTGCTTCTGTGAATTCAGATTATAAGATAAGTTCCAATTTAGTTTGGAGAACGGAAGTGAAAAATTATTCTAGTAAAGAGGGTATTTATATTAAAAGAGGAGGAGAAACTGCTGATGACAGTTTGGTTTTTTCGACATCTTTAGCAATGAAATTCTAA